The Echinicola rosea genome has a segment encoding these proteins:
- a CDS encoding YceI family protein, producing the protein MRVFLIVMLIWTVGLPAEGQSYRTEKCAVKFFSSAPLEDIKADNKEAIGVFNADSGDFAFVVQIKGFQFAKSLMQEHFNENFMESDKYPRGTFEGKIEGYDLSASGEQQVTASGKMKIHGVEQPMNVVGELTASGGKLIMDAVFPIKLEDYEIDIPKILFQKIAEEVEVTVHFEFKED; encoded by the coding sequence ATGAGAGTGTTTTTGATCGTAATGCTGATATGGACAGTTGGTCTGCCTGCAGAGGGCCAATCCTATCGCACAGAAAAATGTGCTGTGAAGTTCTTTTCAAGTGCTCCACTGGAAGATATCAAGGCGGATAACAAAGAGGCTATTGGTGTGTTCAATGCTGATTCTGGGGATTTTGCCTTTGTGGTGCAAATCAAGGGATTTCAATTTGCGAAGTCATTGATGCAAGAGCACTTCAATGAGAACTTTATGGAGTCTGATAAATACCCAAGGGGGACATTTGAAGGCAAAATCGAAGGGTATGATCTATCTGCAAGCGGTGAGCAACAGGTGACGGCCAGTGGTAAAATGAAAATTCACGGAGTGGAGCAACCGATGAATGTCGTTGGGGAACTGACCGCAAGTGGAGGTAAGTTGATCATGGATGCTGTATTTCCCATAAAGTTGGAAGATTATGAGATAGACATACCAAAAATCCTCTTTCAAAAAATTGCCGAAGAGGTAGAGGTGACGGTACATTTTGAATTTAAAGAAGATTAA
- a CDS encoding 2-polyprenyl-6-methoxyphenol hydroxylase — translation MNKLRLMIIGVLLAAGMSCSSENEDDIQPDPSGDRCEDVSSTLSGDVQSIMTSNCATSGCHVSGTGRVDFTDKQNIIQYASTINSYVQSGFMPPSGSGQSLTAGEKDDIFCWVSAGAQDN, via the coding sequence ATGAACAAGCTAAGATTAATGATTATCGGGGTTTTATTGGCTGCAGGGATGTCCTGTAGCAGCGAAAACGAAGATGATATCCAACCAGATCCATCGGGAGACAGGTGTGAAGATGTTTCATCCACATTATCGGGCGATGTGCAGTCGATCATGACCAGTAACTGTGCGACATCCGGCTGTCATGTGTCAGGGACAGGAAGGGTAGATTTTACCGACAAGCAAAACATCATCCAATATGCATCCACCATCAACTCCTATGTGCAAAGTGGCTTTATGCCACCATCAGGTTCTGGACAGAGTCTGACAGCAGGAGAAAAAGATGATATATTTTGTTGGGTATCAGCTGGAGCCCAAGACAATTAA
- a CDS encoding RNA polymerase sigma factor, whose amino-acid sequence MDQDLSKSLITGLCENDIKSQELLYRQFYSYGMSVCLRYTSNREEAVEVLHDSFMKVFTKIHQYDENQAFKHWFRRILINTAINHYKRENKHNNKTETLSSAMQVKGHEEDAVAQLNYQEMIQVIQQLSPVYRTVFNLFVIEGYGHEEIAEKLEISEGASKSNLSRARAKLRELLTRNHEKGLAKYER is encoded by the coding sequence GTGGATCAAGATCTATCCAAATCGCTCATCACTGGACTTTGTGAAAATGATATAAAGTCTCAGGAACTGCTTTATCGGCAGTTTTACAGTTATGGTATGAGTGTATGCCTGCGGTACACTTCCAATAGGGAAGAGGCTGTTGAAGTGTTGCATGATAGTTTTATGAAAGTATTCACCAAAATCCATCAATATGACGAAAACCAAGCGTTTAAGCATTGGTTCAGGCGGATCCTGATCAATACCGCAATCAACCATTACAAACGTGAAAATAAGCATAATAATAAAACGGAGACGCTCAGTAGCGCCATGCAGGTGAAAGGGCATGAAGAGGATGCCGTGGCTCAGCTGAATTACCAAGAAATGATCCAAGTGATCCAGCAATTGTCACCTGTGTATAGGACAGTTTTTAACCTGTTTGTAATCGAAGGCTATGGGCACGAGGAAATCGCGGAAAAGCTGGAGATTTCCGAAGGAGCATCCAAGTCCAATCTTTCCAGGGCAAGGGCAAAGTTAAGGGAACTACTAACAAGAAATCATGAAAAAGGACTGGCGAAATATGAGCGATAA
- a CDS encoding PorT family protein, which translates to MKKDWRNMSDKELDDFFRKQSEQPDIPFVPEDWDKMKRQLASSSANVAARPWYKRGGRWLGPLLLLLLVGGWMAWSLGGFENESIGTVEISAEVPFANNSESGRKQRDTDKVLQGDQSRKGGKSVNNSSRDVSDGDGYGAFSADRTSKAKGENPKNTIQDENGRLMKEAISSPVRGLADIPVPEFGVQWMLDSGKYALPLESNHVRELQKEKKMAPAEFWHDRRWSVAGLLSPDISALKWKDVHGVGTSAGLTIEYFIHPKWSVNLGFLYAFKTYRGEEEYSAFGSYGAGKVALKGDCYVFDVSTDVRYYAFSRDLDRWYLGAGLSSYFMLREKYDIEYESANGYPAHKELDIKSENNHLFSVVNLSIGYERDLSERLSLQVAPYYKIPWRGIGEGDVNLKSAGVMIGLKYSW; encoded by the coding sequence ATGAAAAAGGACTGGCGAAATATGAGCGATAAGGAGCTGGATGATTTCTTTAGGAAGCAATCTGAACAGCCCGACATCCCCTTTGTTCCCGAGGATTGGGACAAAATGAAGCGTCAACTTGCCTCTTCATCAGCTAACGTTGCCGCTAGACCTTGGTATAAGCGCGGAGGAAGGTGGCTGGGCCCTTTGCTACTGCTGTTGTTGGTCGGAGGATGGATGGCTTGGAGTCTTGGTGGTTTTGAAAATGAGTCAATTGGCACAGTGGAAATTAGTGCTGAAGTACCCTTCGCCAACAATAGTGAAAGTGGAAGGAAGCAGCGAGATACCGATAAAGTATTGCAGGGAGACCAATCTAGAAAGGGCGGTAAATCCGTAAATAACAGTAGTCGAGATGTAAGTGACGGAGATGGTTATGGGGCATTTTCAGCGGATCGCACATCTAAAGCGAAAGGGGAAAATCCCAAAAACACCATTCAGGATGAAAATGGACGATTGATGAAGGAGGCTATTTCGTCACCGGTTAGAGGTTTGGCGGATATTCCGGTTCCGGAGTTTGGGGTACAGTGGATGCTTGATAGTGGGAAGTATGCTCTTCCATTAGAAAGTAACCATGTTAGGGAGCTCCAGAAGGAGAAGAAAATGGCCCCAGCTGAATTTTGGCATGATCGCCGATGGAGTGTGGCGGGATTGCTATCTCCCGACATCAGTGCGCTAAAATGGAAAGACGTCCACGGAGTAGGAACAAGTGCTGGTTTAACTATCGAGTACTTTATCCATCCAAAATGGAGTGTCAATTTGGGTTTTCTATATGCGTTTAAAACCTACCGGGGAGAAGAGGAATACAGTGCGTTTGGCTCATATGGTGCGGGCAAGGTAGCCTTAAAAGGAGACTGTTATGTGTTTGATGTGTCCACTGATGTTCGGTATTATGCATTCAGCCGAGATTTGGACAGGTGGTACCTTGGTGCAGGTTTATCATCCTATTTTATGCTAAGGGAAAAGTATGATATAGAATATGAATCTGCTAATGGTTATCCTGCACATAAAGAGCTGGATATTAAAAGTGAAAACAATCACCTTTTTAGCGTTGTCAACCTCAGCATAGGTTATGAGAGAGACTTGTCAGAGAGGTTGTCGCTTCAGGTAGCTCCTTATTACAAAATACCTTGGCGCGGGATTGGGGAAGGTGATGTCAACCTTAAAAGTGCAGGAGTGATGATCGGCTTGAAATACAGCTGGTGA
- a CDS encoding FixH family protein — MNWGKGIVLFFVVFVTFVFTMVGICMKQDDIHLVTQNYYEEEIKYQEQIEKASNAAMLDQEVMVFDVGQKELLVDLEKGAKGTLWLFRPSDARLDQKISLEFDSPKQQTVSLRELKSGYWKVKLAWEVGGKAYYEEKKITL; from the coding sequence ATGAACTGGGGAAAAGGTATTGTATTGTTTTTTGTGGTATTTGTGACGTTTGTCTTTACGATGGTGGGCATCTGCATGAAGCAAGATGATATCCACTTGGTGACCCAAAATTACTACGAAGAAGAAATCAAGTATCAGGAGCAAATTGAAAAGGCTTCCAATGCCGCCATGCTCGACCAAGAAGTCATGGTGTTTGATGTTGGGCAGAAGGAACTGCTGGTCGATTTGGAGAAAGGGGCAAAGGGAACCCTTTGGCTTTTTAGGCCTTCTGATGCCCGATTGGACCAAAAGATATCACTGGAATTTGATAGCCCAAAGCAACAAACGGTGAGCCTTCGTGAGCTCAAAAGTGGCTATTGGAAAGTGAAACTGGCTTGGGAGGTAGGTGGAAAGGCTTATTATGAAGAGAAAAAAATCACCCTCTAA
- a CDS encoding sulfite exporter TauE/SafE family protein produces the protein MIWTALILGFLGSFHCLGMCGPIALAVSATDAKRYWWRKLWYNVGRTVTYGVLGILVGFLGKGLELAGIQQWLSMSIGALIIVFALLYKQSERVLARGGFYGMMAKVKTALGYWLKKGGTTAFFMTGLVNGFLPCGMVYIALLASLALSNPLQGAVYMMAFGLGTLPLLFLLMVGSDVFSPMWRQRLFKMMPYFAVLIGVLFIFRGLGLGIHFLSPELGGFDLTAGASDMTICK, from the coding sequence ATGATTTGGACAGCGCTGATATTGGGTTTTTTAGGTTCATTTCACTGTCTGGGGATGTGTGGACCAATCGCACTGGCGGTATCGGCCACGGATGCCAAGCGGTATTGGTGGAGAAAACTTTGGTATAATGTCGGCAGGACCGTTACTTATGGCGTTCTGGGGATCTTGGTGGGATTTTTGGGTAAAGGACTGGAATTGGCCGGAATACAGCAATGGCTTTCAATGTCGATTGGAGCCCTGATCATTGTTTTTGCGCTGCTGTACAAGCAAAGTGAGCGGGTTTTGGCTCGTGGTGGATTTTATGGGATGATGGCAAAAGTTAAGACAGCTTTGGGCTATTGGCTAAAAAAAGGTGGTACTACGGCCTTTTTTATGACTGGTCTGGTGAACGGTTTTTTGCCTTGTGGTATGGTCTATATTGCGTTATTGGCCTCGTTGGCCTTGTCAAATCCTTTGCAAGGAGCCGTGTATATGATGGCTTTCGGTCTCGGGACACTTCCGTTACTGTTTTTGTTGATGGTCGGAAGTGATGTTTTTTCGCCGATGTGGAGACAGCGACTCTTTAAGATGATGCCCTATTTTGCCGTTTTGATAGGGGTGCTTTTTATTTTTAGAGGATTGGGATTGGGAATACATTTTTTAAGTCCAGAATTGGGAGGTTTTGACCTGACAGCTGGAGCCTCGGACATGACCATTTGTAAGTAA
- a CDS encoding cbb3-type cytochrome c oxidase N-terminal domain-containing protein, whose product MKRNKIALMTIVLGLGCTSAYAQDAAEDKGFWSALGTMDSSELMLLLMIMVMLGVLVMLLLLMIYLMSFIVTLLKQENPALANQPSWWESFKERFVFGKLKPVEEEDEIMLSHNYDGIRELDNFMPPWLTYLFYGSTIFAIFYLINYSAIGWGKTPEEEYQAQLKAEEIAAEKRKALALASIDESNVELDQSEFVLTAGADIYQNNCVACHAADGGGGVGPNFTDEYWLHGGSIKDVFKTVKYGIPDKGMIPWQDQLSPEEIMQVSNFILSMRGTTPANPKEPQGELYVPESDDGSDAADDSAMVKADTTMVGT is encoded by the coding sequence ATGAAAAGAAATAAAATTGCACTGATGACCATTGTTTTGGGATTAGGTTGTACTTCAGCTTATGCCCAAGATGCTGCAGAGGACAAAGGCTTCTGGTCTGCCTTAGGGACCATGGACAGTAGTGAGCTGATGCTTTTGCTGATGATCATGGTGATGTTAGGTGTTTTGGTAATGCTATTATTGCTCATGATTTACCTGATGTCCTTTATCGTGACGCTACTAAAGCAAGAAAACCCAGCATTGGCCAACCAGCCCAGCTGGTGGGAAAGCTTTAAAGAACGTTTTGTTTTCGGAAAACTCAAGCCAGTGGAGGAGGAAGATGAAATCATGCTCAGTCATAATTATGACGGTATTCGTGAACTGGACAATTTTATGCCGCCATGGCTGACTTACCTGTTTTACGGATCCACGATTTTTGCCATTTTCTATTTGATCAATTATTCCGCCATTGGCTGGGGCAAAACACCGGAAGAAGAATACCAAGCGCAGCTTAAGGCGGAGGAAATAGCAGCCGAAAAACGGAAGGCTTTGGCTTTGGCTTCCATAGACGAAAGCAATGTGGAACTGGACCAATCGGAGTTTGTCCTCACGGCAGGTGCGGACATTTATCAAAATAACTGCGTGGCTTGTCATGCTGCCGATGGCGGTGGTGGTGTGGGGCCTAATTTCACTGATGAATATTGGCTTCATGGTGGCAGCATCAAGGATGTGTTTAAAACGGTGAAATATGGAATTCCGGATAAGGGGATGATTCCCTGGCAGGATCAGCTCAGTCCTGAGGAAATCATGCAGGTATCCAACTTTATTTTGTCAATGAGAGGAACCACTCCGGCAAACCCAAAAGAACCGCAAGGAGAGCTTTATGTGCCGGAAAGTGATGATGGTAGTGATGCAGCGGATGATTCAGCCATGGTGAAAGCAGACACCACAATGGTAGGAACCTAA
- a CDS encoding cbb3-type cytochrome c oxidase subunit 3, with protein sequence MQKEILSSIENVEIYPIISLLVFVLFFVGMGWWVLRADKQYIDHMKSLPVDDDHQNEESHEKK encoded by the coding sequence ATGCAAAAGGAAATATTAAGTTCGATCGAAAACGTAGAAATATACCCTATCATTTCGTTACTGGTTTTTGTGCTTTTTTTTGTGGGAATGGGATGGTGGGTCCTACGCGCGGACAAGCAATATATCGACCACATGAAATCACTTCCTGTAGATGATGATCACCAAAATGAAGAAAGCCATGAAAAGAAATAA
- the ccoG gene encoding cytochrome c oxidase accessory protein CcoG, whose product MSEKQQNSQEAFRDSLATVKSDGGRNWIFPKKVTGFFYRWRTWVSWLLLVILFAGPFLKIDGEPFLLLNVFERKFVIFGQVFWPQDTYILLFLLLILFVFIILFTVVFGRVFCGWICPQTLFMEMVFRKIEYWIEGDASQQRKLNAMPWNRKKISKKGVKFVIFSMVSLLIAHTVMAYLIGIEKTLETISHPPSENLAGFMGLLFFAGVFMLVFSLFREQVCTVVCPYGRLQGVLLDTNSINVTYDYVRGEPRGKINKRKTDAPPKGDCIDCTLCVQVCPTGIDIRNGVQMECVNCTACMDACDEVMEKVHRPKGLIRYASENSIKEGRQKLITPRVMGYSAVLILLIAAFVGLLMMRTELSATITRFRGMTYQERTDGQVSNLYEVTFINKTFEEQHVQIIAEDDRFRIEANDEGNWILEGQSKLEGRFFLVIEGADVRAINEKVTLLILQNGKEIDQISTNFMAPLPD is encoded by the coding sequence ATGAGTGAAAAGCAGCAAAATAGTCAAGAAGCTTTCAGGGATTCCTTGGCCACGGTAAAGTCAGATGGTGGTCGAAACTGGATCTTTCCCAAAAAAGTCACCGGGTTTTTCTATCGTTGGAGAACCTGGGTTTCGTGGCTGTTATTGGTCATCCTGTTTGCTGGACCTTTTCTGAAAATTGATGGTGAGCCATTCCTTCTGCTCAATGTCTTTGAAAGGAAGTTTGTCATCTTTGGTCAGGTCTTTTGGCCTCAGGATACGTATATCCTGCTTTTCCTACTGCTTATATTGTTTGTCTTCATCATCTTGTTTACTGTGGTCTTTGGCAGGGTGTTTTGCGGATGGATATGTCCGCAGACGCTTTTTATGGAGATGGTATTCCGTAAGATTGAATATTGGATCGAGGGAGATGCGAGTCAACAGCGGAAGCTCAATGCTATGCCGTGGAATCGGAAAAAGATAAGTAAGAAAGGTGTGAAATTCGTGATCTTTTCGATGGTATCGCTGCTTATTGCCCATACGGTAATGGCGTATTTGATTGGGATCGAGAAGACGCTTGAGACGATCAGTCATCCGCCAAGTGAAAACTTGGCGGGTTTTATGGGACTGCTTTTTTTTGCGGGAGTATTCATGCTGGTCTTTAGCTTGTTTAGGGAACAGGTCTGCACAGTGGTGTGTCCATACGGAAGGCTCCAAGGGGTATTGCTGGACACCAATTCCATTAATGTCACCTACGACTATGTGCGGGGTGAACCACGTGGTAAGATCAACAAGAGAAAAACAGATGCGCCACCAAAAGGGGATTGTATCGACTGTACATTATGTGTGCAGGTGTGTCCCACGGGAATCGATATTCGAAATGGTGTCCAAATGGAATGTGTGAACTGCACCGCCTGTATGGATGCCTGTGACGAGGTCATGGAAAAAGTCCATCGCCCCAAAGGCCTGATCAGGTATGCCTCTGAAAATAGTATCAAAGAAGGCCGTCAAAAATTGATCACTCCCAGGGTCATGGGGTATTCTGCAGTACTGATCCTGTTGATTGCGGCATTTGTGGGACTATTGATGATGAGGACTGAGCTTTCGGCTACCATCACCCGCTTTAGGGGGATGACGTACCAAGAGCGTACCGATGGCCAGGTCAGTAACTTGTACGAGGTGACGTTTATCAACAAGACCTTTGAAGAACAACACGTACAAATAATTGCAGAAGACGATCGCTTTCGTATTGAGGCCAACGATGAGGGCAACTGGATACTGGAAGGACAGTCCAAGCTTGAAGGAAGGTTTTTCTTGGTCATCGAAGGAGCGGATGTCCGAGCGATCAATGAAAAGGTAACCCTTTTAATATTGCAGAATGGAAAGGAAATCGATCAGATTTCGACCAATTTTATGGCGCCATTGCCGGATTGA